In Argonema galeatum A003/A1, one DNA window encodes the following:
- a CDS encoding CHAD domain-containing protein: MTADTATRAKTLGDFAHLAIEKHFHKTIKHEADVLKDKDPEALHQMRVGMRRLRTAVTGFAPALDLPKYAQDKHIAKIARILGTLRDLDVLEEAFISHYQPALPKSEQKVVDTALKHLAQQRQQAFNEVKTTLEKSRYQDLKQAFIEWLKQPSYQQQADLPIQSVLPDLLLPQVSQLLLHPGWLVGTKAENAEIQALTNMSHETVEQELALHKDVLHSLRKQTKRVRYQMELFTNFYGATYNAYLEDIKTIQGILGEIQDSVVLADFLAKALDLKADKLPPNLSEKLAESRYQAWQQWQPFQIRYLNLQIRQSFRSELLRPKEMYGNEQYDNTGESSNGTVKIKERKKS, translated from the coding sequence ATGACAGCAGACACCGCAACAAGAGCAAAAACTTTGGGCGACTTTGCTCATTTAGCAATTGAGAAACACTTTCACAAAACAATCAAGCACGAAGCCGATGTTCTCAAAGACAAAGATCCCGAAGCCTTGCACCAAATGCGCGTCGGTATGCGTCGCCTGCGGACAGCCGTAACGGGTTTCGCACCCGCTTTAGATCTGCCAAAATACGCTCAAGACAAACATATTGCCAAAATTGCTCGCATTCTGGGAACGCTGCGAGACTTAGACGTTCTTGAGGAAGCGTTCATAAGTCATTACCAACCTGCTTTGCCGAAGTCCGAACAGAAAGTTGTCGATACTGCTTTGAAGCATCTGGCTCAACAGCGTCAACAGGCTTTCAACGAAGTAAAAACAACTCTAGAAAAGTCGCGCTATCAGGATCTAAAGCAGGCTTTTATAGAGTGGCTGAAACAACCTTCTTATCAGCAGCAGGCTGATTTACCTATTCAATCGGTGCTACCGGATTTACTGTTACCTCAAGTAAGTCAGTTGTTGCTTCACCCTGGTTGGTTGGTGGGAACCAAAGCTGAGAATGCAGAAATTCAGGCGCTCACGAATATGAGTCATGAAACGGTAGAACAAGAATTAGCGCTGCATAAAGATGTTCTGCACAGCCTCCGCAAACAAACTAAGCGCGTGCGCTACCAAATGGAGTTATTTACTAACTTTTATGGAGCGACTTATAACGCTTATTTGGAAGACATAAAGACAATTCAAGGTATATTGGGAGAAATTCAAGATAGCGTTGTTTTAGCCGATTTTCTTGCCAAAGCTTTGGATTTAAAAGCCGATAAATTACCTCCCAATCTGTCTGAAAAGTTAGCCGAAAGTCGTTATCAAGCTTGGCAGCAGTGGCAACCATTCCAAATCCGATATTTAAATCTTCAAATCAGACAATCTTTCCGCTCAGAACTTCTGCGACCTAAAGAAATGTACGGCAATGAGCAATATGATAATACGGGCGAATCTAGTAATGGAACAGTAAAAATAAAAGAAAGAAAAAAAAGCTAA